Sequence from the Nocardia brasiliensis genome:
GCCGGGCACCTTCGTCGAATTCCTCGGCGTCATCGAGCCGCTCACCGCCGCGGGCTTCGACCTGGTGATCCCCTCGGTGCCGGGCTACGGCTTCTCCGGGCCGACCACCGAGGCAGGCTGGCACGACACCCGCATCGCCAAGGCGTGGGCCGAGCTGATGCGGCGCCTCGGGTACGAGAAGTACGGCGCGGTCGGCAACGACGGCGGCGCACAGATCTCCCCCGAGCTCGGCCGGGTCGATCCGGAACACGTTGTCGCCGTGCAGGTTTCCCAGGTGTACTCGTTCCCGTCCGGCGACCCCGCCGAGCTGGCCGACCTCACCGAGGACGAGGCGCGGTCACTGGCCACGCTGGACTGGTTCGTGCAGAACAAGATGGGGTTCAACATCCTGCAGTCCCAGCAGCCGCAGACGCTGGCGCACGCGCTGATGGATTCCCCGGCCGGGCTGGTCGGCTGGAACAGCCAGCTGCTCGGGCCGGATCTGGACGACGAGTTCGTGCTGACCAACATCGCGATCCACTGGCTCACCGGCACAGCGGGTTCGGCGATCCGGCACTACTTCGAGAAGGCGCGCGCCGAGCACGCGAGCGAGCCGAGCACGGTGCCGCTGTCGCTGTCCGGCGCGACGGGCGACTTCCACGGCATCCGGCGCTTCGCCGAGCGCGATCACCACAACATCGTCTCCTGGAAGACCCACGACGTGAACACCCACTACCTGCACCACGTCGCCCCCGACCTGATGTCCGGCGAGATCACCGAGTTCTTCGCGCAGTACCGCTGAGCATTTCG
This genomic interval carries:
- a CDS encoding epoxide hydrolase family protein, which gives rise to MTAITPFRIAIDQADLDDLQARLARTRWAEQVPDSGDTYGVSVDRVRHLVNYWRDGFDWRAIEQKLNAYPQFTTEIDGQNIHFLHVKSQRDNAFPLILTHGWPGTFVEFLGVIEPLTAAGFDLVIPSVPGYGFSGPTTEAGWHDTRIAKAWAELMRRLGYEKYGAVGNDGGAQISPELGRVDPEHVVAVQVSQVYSFPSGDPAELADLTEDEARSLATLDWFVQNKMGFNILQSQQPQTLAHALMDSPAGLVGWNSQLLGPDLDDEFVLTNIAIHWLTGTAGSAIRHYFEKARAEHASEPSTVPLSLSGATGDFHGIRRFAERDHHNIVSWKTHDVNTHYLHHVAPDLMSGEITEFFAQYR